The Halorhabdus sp. BNX81 genome includes a region encoding these proteins:
- a CDS encoding presenilin family intramembrane aspartyl protease PSH, which translates to MARYRGLALSISVIVSIFLFVQLGALALVDPFKTAGLQAVEDPQNPVNSLLYIGAVLVMTGVLLAAFKYEVQWAIRGMIVATGAYIAFIVLSMLLPPVVTLPIGDGLHGAALLGALALGIALYVYPEWYVIDATGAVMGAGAAGLFGITFGVFPALVLLSVLAVYDVISVYGTEHMLTIASGVMDLKVPVVLVAPMSLGYSFRADSAAVADGSESGDDGSTDGSEGETTDEDVEADSDDIEDEDDDPLEDREALFIGLGDAIIPTVLVASVAFFADASVPTVDIGAFSIAVPAATAVVGTFLGLAVLLRMVLAGRAHAALPLLNGGAIAGYLVGALATGMSLVETLGLGPYF; encoded by the coding sequence ATGGCTCGGTACCGTGGACTCGCGCTTTCGATTTCGGTGATCGTTTCGATTTTCCTGTTCGTCCAACTCGGCGCGCTCGCGCTGGTCGACCCGTTCAAAACGGCGGGACTCCAGGCGGTCGAGGACCCACAGAACCCGGTCAATAGCCTGTTGTACATCGGTGCGGTCCTCGTGATGACCGGCGTGTTGCTCGCCGCGTTCAAGTACGAGGTCCAGTGGGCGATCCGCGGCATGATCGTCGCGACCGGGGCGTACATCGCCTTCATCGTCCTCTCGATGCTGCTTCCGCCCGTCGTTACGCTGCCGATCGGGGACGGCCTCCATGGTGCCGCGTTGCTCGGCGCGCTCGCGCTCGGAATCGCGCTGTACGTCTATCCGGAGTGGTATGTCATCGACGCCACGGGGGCCGTCATGGGTGCGGGGGCGGCCGGCCTGTTCGGCATCACCTTCGGCGTGTTTCCTGCCCTGGTCTTGCTCTCCGTGCTGGCTGTCTACGATGTCATCAGCGTGTACGGCACCGAGCATATGCTGACAATCGCCTCCGGCGTGATGGATTTGAAAGTCCCCGTCGTGCTGGTCGCGCCGATGTCGCTTGGCTATTCCTTTCGGGCGGATTCAGCGGCGGTCGCGGATGGCTCTGAGAGTGGCGACGACGGCTCAACCGACGGGAGCGAGGGAGAGACGACCGACGAGGATGTCGAAGCTGACTCCGATGACATCGAGGACGAAGACGACGATCCACTCGAGGATCGTGAGGCACTGTTCATCGGACTCGGCGACGCGATCATTCCGACGGTGCTGGTCGCCTCCGTCGCCTTTTTCGCGGACGCGTCCGTTCCGACCGTCGATATCGGCGCGTTCTCGATCGCCGTGCCCGCGGCTACCGCCGTGGTCGGGACATTTCTCGGGCTGGCCGTGCTGTTACGGATGGTCCTTGCCGGGCGCGCACACGCCGCCCTCCCGCTTTTGAACGGCGGGGCGATCGCCGGGTATCTTGTCGGTGCGCTCGCTACCGGGATGTCGCTGGTCGAGACGCTCGGGCTCGGGCCGTACTTCTGA
- a CDS encoding Gar1/Naf1 family protein, which produces MRRAGEVRGIAQSVAVVQCPDETHPDIGTSVIDDSLATVGRVVDVFGPVERPYLAVSPVDSVHPPALVGQPLYYR; this is translated from the coding sequence ATGCGCCGAGCCGGGGAGGTTCGGGGGATCGCTCAAAGTGTGGCCGTCGTGCAGTGTCCCGACGAAACCCATCCTGATATCGGAACGAGCGTCATCGACGACTCCCTGGCGACGGTCGGCCGCGTCGTCGACGTGTTCGGGCCGGTCGAGCGGCCGTATCTCGCGGTCTCGCCGGTCGACAGTGTTCACCCGCCAGCGCTTGTCGGCCAGCCGCTGTATTATCGGTGA
- the srp19 gene encoding signal recognition particle subunit SRP19, with protein MVENVIWPAALDAERTRSEGRRVSKDLAVEEPTVEEIAKAVQQVGYDAVIEREKTYPREYETRGRVLVKDADDATKSDLLGAVAAYVAALRE; from the coding sequence ATGGTCGAGAACGTCATCTGGCCGGCGGCCCTCGATGCCGAGCGCACGCGAAGCGAGGGCCGACGCGTCTCGAAAGATCTTGCTGTCGAGGAGCCGACGGTCGAGGAGATCGCCAAGGCGGTCCAGCAGGTTGGCTACGACGCAGTGATCGAACGCGAGAAAACCTATCCGCGGGAGTACGAGACCCGTGGCCGCGTCCTCGTGAAGGATGCCGACGACGCAACGAAGAGTGACCTCCTGGGAGCCGTGGCGGCCTACGTCGCCGCGCTCCGCGAGTGA
- a CDS encoding cobyric acid synthase, protein MGRTVLVAGTASHVGKSTIVAGLCRRLADRGVSVAPFKAQNMSNNARVGFKPGAVGTVGEGDDSELADGDPDAYGEIGIAQYVQARAAGVVPTTDHNPVLLKPRGDGESQLVIDGESVGHFAAGTYYEDHWDRARRAAREAYNRLAARHDVIVAEGAGSIAEINLQDRDLANVETARFADASILLVGDIERGGVFASLYGTLELLPEDLRDRVVGLVINKFRGDRSLLEPGLAAIEERTGVPVVAVLPHDDPGLPAEDSLSLPSAGERGTWGDDDGVPPDDCVTVGIPRLPHLSNVADVAPLAREPGVRVEFLPLDSGAATADALALPGTKNTVDDLLAVRDSRLGDAIGSFDGPIVGICGGYQLLGERLRNVGVESTTATGTVAGLELLPVETHFSTEKRVTAATYEVTCVGPVAGATGDVSGYEIHMGETTVPDGVARPIGPESVANQQVLGTYLHGCFENRRLRDAFVENVFEQAGVERPDRMAPQGDPFDRAAELVEPIDLTAVVPSVAETSGRDQ, encoded by the coding sequence ATGGGACGAACTGTTCTGGTCGCCGGGACGGCCAGTCACGTCGGGAAGAGTACGATCGTCGCCGGGCTCTGCCGGCGGCTGGCCGACCGGGGCGTCTCCGTCGCGCCGTTCAAGGCCCAGAACATGTCCAACAACGCCCGGGTGGGATTCAAACCGGGTGCGGTCGGGACCGTCGGCGAGGGGGATGACAGCGAACTCGCGGACGGCGATCCTGACGCCTACGGCGAGATCGGCATTGCACAGTATGTCCAGGCCCGGGCCGCCGGCGTGGTACCGACGACCGATCACAATCCCGTCCTGCTCAAACCGCGAGGCGACGGCGAGAGTCAACTGGTCATCGACGGCGAGTCCGTGGGTCACTTCGCCGCGGGGACGTACTACGAGGACCACTGGGACCGCGCCCGTCGGGCCGCCCGCGAGGCCTACAATCGGCTCGCCGCCCGCCACGACGTGATCGTCGCCGAAGGCGCGGGCTCGATCGCCGAGATCAATCTCCAGGACCGGGATCTGGCGAACGTCGAGACCGCGCGCTTCGCCGACGCGTCGATCCTGCTGGTCGGCGACATCGAACGCGGTGGCGTCTTCGCCAGTCTCTATGGCACGCTCGAACTGCTCCCCGAGGATCTCCGTGACCGAGTGGTCGGGCTCGTGATCAACAAGTTCCGGGGCGATCGTTCACTGCTCGAACCCGGCCTTGCGGCGATCGAAGAACGGACGGGCGTCCCGGTCGTTGCCGTCCTGCCTCACGACGATCCCGGATTGCCCGCAGAAGATAGCCTCTCGCTCCCGTCGGCGGGCGAGCGCGGCACGTGGGGCGATGACGACGGTGTCCCGCCGGACGACTGCGTCACGGTCGGCATCCCGCGACTTCCACACCTCTCGAACGTGGCCGACGTGGCACCGCTGGCCCGTGAACCAGGCGTCCGCGTCGAGTTCCTGCCACTCGACAGTGGGGCCGCGACCGCTGACGCGCTCGCTCTGCCGGGGACGAAGAATACCGTCGACGACCTGCTCGCAGTACGGGACTCGCGACTCGGTGACGCGATCGGTTCGTTCGACGGGCCGATCGTGGGGATCTGTGGCGGCTATCAGTTACTCGGCGAGCGGCTCCGGAACGTCGGCGTCGAGAGCACGACGGCGACCGGGACGGTCGCTGGCCTTGAGTTGCTTCCCGTCGAGACCCATTTTTCGACCGAGAAGCGTGTAACTGCGGCGACCTACGAGGTGACGTGTGTCGGCCCGGTCGCGGGCGCGACGGGGGACGTCTCCGGGTACGAGATCCACATGGGCGAGACGACAGTTCCGGACGGTGTGGCCCGACCTATCGGCCCGGAGAGCGTCGCGAACCAGCAGGTACTCGGGACGTATCTCCACGGCTGCTTCGAGAACCGGAGACTCCGGGACGCGTTCGTCGAGAACGTCTTCGAGCAGGCCGGCGTGGAGCGTCCCGATCGCATGGCACCCCAGGGCGATCCGTTCGATCGCGCTGCCGAGCTGGTCGAACCCATCGACCTCACGGCGGTGGTTCCGTCAGTCGCGGAGACGAGTGGACGTGACCAGTAA
- a CDS encoding SatD family protein, with protein MTTRRCVVIGDVIGSREVDDRTALRDRLETGLEAVNDALADRLVAPFATLKGVDEVGGVLESPEGAYRALQLLTEAIHPTTMRVAIVHGSVDIGANTGDVAEMDGPAFHTADDALGRLDERERLVALSFEEAHSWQVGLIEAQMELLSMWKEAWTPRQAEVVRTYRDAATMGAAAKRLGVSVQSVSKTLKRARAVTIIEIEETLETALSHLAEGTP; from the coding sequence ATGACCACCCGACGCTGTGTCGTCATCGGCGACGTGATCGGGTCCCGCGAGGTGGACGATCGCACGGCGTTGCGGGATCGTCTCGAAACCGGGCTCGAAGCGGTCAACGACGCGCTTGCTGATCGGCTCGTCGCCCCCTTCGCGACGCTGAAAGGCGTCGACGAGGTCGGCGGCGTCCTGGAATCCCCGGAGGGAGCCTACCGTGCACTTCAGTTGTTGACCGAGGCGATCCATCCGACCACGATGCGGGTGGCGATCGTTCATGGGTCGGTCGACATCGGTGCAAACACTGGTGACGTCGCCGAGATGGATGGCCCGGCGTTTCACACGGCCGACGACGCGCTCGGACGACTCGACGAACGCGAACGCCTCGTTGCCCTGTCCTTCGAGGAGGCCCATTCGTGGCAGGTCGGCTTGATCGAAGCGCAGATGGAACTGCTCTCGATGTGGAAGGAAGCGTGGACGCCACGGCAGGCAGAGGTCGTCCGGACCTACCGCGACGCGGCGACGATGGGAGCCGCAGCGAAACGGCTTGGTGTCTCAGTGCAATCAGTCTCGAAGACGCTCAAGCGTGCGCGGGCCGTGACGATCATCGAGATAGAGGAGACACTCGAGACGGCACTGTCTCACCTCGCGGAGGGGACGCCATGA
- a CDS encoding cob(I)yrinic acid a,c-diamide adenosyltransferase encodes MTRNPTDDSVESATECNSSATTGGPETEAVPDVEVIAPAAPDASGLVQAWWGDGKGKTTAALGMGLRAAGHGYRVHVLQFMKGGTPSVEGVRGEYNAIEHVSGYTIENTGHVGWHGFMDDTADDEHAARARAALERARAIVDATGERDPTTPFALDGAPTDGVHMLILDEVLYAANRGLIDPDDVLDLIAVKPDGLELVLTGGHEHPAYLEGEADLLSHVEKQAHPLETGHPARKGTEY; translated from the coding sequence ATGACACGAAATCCAACCGACGACAGCGTGGAATCGGCGACCGAGTGTAACTCTTCAGCGACGACCGGCGGGCCGGAGACCGAGGCCGTTCCGGATGTCGAAGTGATCGCCCCCGCCGCGCCCGACGCATCCGGCCTCGTCCAGGCGTGGTGGGGCGACGGGAAGGGCAAGACGACGGCTGCCCTCGGGATGGGCTTGCGTGCGGCCGGGCACGGCTATCGCGTGCACGTCCTCCAGTTCATGAAAGGTGGCACACCCTCGGTCGAGGGTGTCCGCGGGGAGTACAACGCGATCGAGCACGTCTCGGGCTACACCATCGAGAACACTGGCCACGTTGGCTGGCACGGCTTCATGGACGACACCGCGGACGACGAACACGCCGCCAGGGCACGGGCAGCACTGGAACGTGCCCGGGCGATCGTCGACGCCACTGGCGAGCGTGATCCAACGACGCCATTCGCGCTCGACGGTGCGCCGACTGACGGTGTCCACATGCTGATTCTGGACGAAGTGCTGTATGCGGCCAACCGCGGGTTGATCGACCCCGACGACGTGCTCGATCTGATCGCCGTGAAGCCGGACGGCCTCGAACTCGTTTTGACCGGCGGCCACGAGCATCCGGCATACCTCGAAGGAGAGGCGGACCTGCTCAGCCACGTCGAGAAACAGGCCCACCCGCTGGAGACGGGGCACCCGGCGCGGAAGGGGACCGAGTACTGA
- a CDS encoding adenosylcobinamide amidohydrolase, whose protein sequence is MSECFETTRRGGVLRLERSDTRWLSTGWNGGFCRAGAAYNCTVPAGWNPDDIRADVTQRLDDAGFDRGDGPVLLTGVDQRHAWGARLGPVTVFGTVGLSNPATLPVDPAQQPADTRAATGAETGGPPGPGTVNLFVGTTRSLTEAGMANLVAIAAEARTATLLELAGFTGTTSDAIVVASDPGGELARYTGSATPVGRAARACVREAITASYRSRYAERESPDSVADAEHGEETTQRAMVFEP, encoded by the coding sequence ATGTCTGAATGCTTCGAGACGACGCGACGGGGTGGTGTACTCCGGCTCGAACGCTCGGACACTCGCTGGCTCTCGACTGGCTGGAATGGTGGGTTCTGCCGGGCGGGGGCAGCCTACAACTGTACGGTTCCGGCGGGCTGGAACCCGGATGATATCCGGGCGGACGTTACTCAGCGGCTCGACGATGCCGGGTTCGATCGGGGCGACGGTCCGGTGCTGTTGACCGGCGTCGACCAGCGTCACGCGTGGGGCGCGCGGCTCGGTCCCGTCACTGTCTTTGGGACCGTCGGGCTCTCGAATCCGGCGACGCTCCCCGTCGACCCGGCCCAGCAACCGGCCGATACGAGGGCGGCCACCGGTGCGGAGACGGGTGGACCGCCCGGCCCAGGGACGGTCAACCTCTTTGTCGGCACGACACGGTCGCTGACGGAGGCGGGGATGGCCAATCTCGTCGCGATCGCCGCCGAGGCGCGGACGGCCACGTTGCTCGAACTCGCCGGCTTCACCGGGACGACCAGCGATGCGATCGTCGTCGCCAGCGATCCTGGCGGGGAGCTCGCGCGGTACACGGGCAGTGCCACGCCGGTCGGCCGCGCGGCGAGAGCGTGCGTCCGGGAGGCGATCACGGCGAGTTACCGCTCGCGGTACGCAGAGCGTGAGTCACCTGATAGCGTCGCCGACGCCGAACACGGCGAGGAAACGACCCAGCGAGCAATGGTGTTCGAGCCGTGA
- a CDS encoding threonine-phosphate decarboxylase, with the protein MDRDRGREVGRVEHGGSDDPDVLDLSANINPRTPMGVEEVYRNALEDARRYPAEPPDAYREAAAGYVDCDPEAVVPTPGGLAAIRLAIDLAVEPGESVLIPSPSFSSYAREVRLQGAEPSFVSHEEILAADPAAHSLAIVCNPNNPTGTLYPREDLRTFARRCRETDTHLLVDEAFLGFTEQASLAGTPGVTVARSLTKLFGLPGIRAGFAVATGEMREAMVAARRPWNVSVPALATGRHCMRQTGFVETTRDRVREERARLRHGLDDRFAIRPSDAPFVLIDAGGPGVERVLETAADHSVAVRDARTFRGLDNHVRVAVRDSAATDRTVEVFADV; encoded by the coding sequence ATGGATCGTGATCGTGGACGCGAGGTCGGTCGCGTCGAACACGGCGGCAGCGACGATCCCGACGTGCTGGACCTGAGCGCGAACATCAACCCACGGACGCCGATGGGGGTCGAGGAGGTCTACCGGAACGCGCTCGAAGACGCCCGACGGTATCCGGCCGAACCGCCGGACGCCTACCGGGAGGCGGCCGCCGGGTACGTCGACTGCGATCCGGAAGCCGTGGTTCCGACGCCCGGCGGGCTGGCAGCGATCAGACTGGCGATCGACCTCGCCGTCGAACCCGGCGAGTCCGTCCTCATTCCCTCGCCGAGTTTCAGTTCCTACGCGCGGGAGGTCCGGCTCCAGGGGGCCGAGCCATCGTTTGTCTCCCATGAGGAGATCCTGGCCGCCGACCCGGCCGCCCACTCGCTGGCGATCGTTTGCAACCCGAACAATCCGACCGGGACGCTGTACCCGCGCGAGGACCTCCGCACGTTCGCCAGGCGCTGTCGCGAGACGGACACCCACCTCCTGGTCGACGAGGCCTTTCTCGGGTTCACCGAGCAGGCGTCGCTGGCCGGGACGCCAGGCGTGACCGTGGCCCGGTCGCTGACGAAGCTCTTTGGCCTGCCCGGCATCCGTGCGGGCTTTGCAGTGGCGACTGGCGAGATGCGCGAGGCGATGGTCGCCGCTCGCCGCCCGTGGAACGTGAGCGTGCCGGCGCTCGCGACCGGGCGACACTGCATGCGCCAAACAGGGTTCGTGGAGACGACTCGAGACCGCGTCCGCGAGGAGCGAGCACGCCTCCGGCATGGACTGGACGATCGATTCGCGATTCGGCCTTCGGACGCGCCGTTCGTGCTGATCGATGCGGGAGGTCCCGGCGTCGAGCGGGTACTGGAGACGGCGGCCGACCATAGCGTTGCGGTCCGTGACGCGCGAACGTTCCGGGGGCTGGACAATCACGTCAGGGTCGCTGTGCGGGACAGTGCGGCGACCGATCGGACCGTGGAGGTGTTCGCGGATGTCTGA
- a CDS encoding nicotinate-nucleotide--dimethylbenzimidazole phosphoribosyltransferase, which yields MTFVLVAGTTETARIEGISAAGADPAAMAMTPTADAEILQKGRPVNAPAVPVSPTGCPTPALVTRAVRELGGFDVEVIDAGLAVEPGITTRPVASDPGGDVRTRESVPDAASLWERAREIGEKLAGQSDERVYIGETIPGGTTTAFGVAQALGVDLSVSSSLPDNPIERKRAAIREGFSASGIEPGELAGEPRQALRRQGDPVLAGVAGLVEGALSAGGAVTLAGGTQLLAAAALVRHAGIEASFELATTSYVADDPTASVEVTADALDLSRTITDPGFAGCGHAGLERFGTGEGKEGVGMGGALALGKRCGIELSAVRDRTTTLYDRLLGDP from the coding sequence GTGACGTTCGTCCTGGTCGCCGGGACGACCGAGACGGCGCGGATCGAGGGGATCAGCGCCGCGGGGGCCGATCCCGCGGCGATGGCGATGACCCCGACGGCCGACGCGGAGATCCTCCAGAAGGGTCGGCCGGTGAACGCACCGGCGGTGCCCGTCAGTCCGACCGGCTGTCCCACGCCGGCGCTCGTCACCCGGGCCGTCCGCGAACTCGGCGGGTTCGACGTCGAAGTCATCGATGCCGGACTCGCGGTCGAGCCGGGGATCACGACGCGACCCGTCGCCTCGGATCCGGGTGGCGACGTGCGGACGAGGGAGTCAGTACCGGACGCCGCTTCACTCTGGGAGCGTGCCAGGGAGATCGGCGAGAAATTGGCCGGGCAGTCCGACGAGCGGGTCTACATCGGCGAGACGATTCCCGGCGGGACGACGACCGCCTTCGGGGTCGCCCAAGCCCTCGGTGTGGACCTGTCGGTCTCGTCGTCGTTGCCCGACAATCCGATCGAGCGAAAGCGAGCCGCGATTCGAGAGGGATTCAGTGCGAGCGGAATCGAGCCGGGTGAGCTGGCTGGGGAGCCGCGGCAGGCGCTCCGACGACAGGGCGATCCGGTCCTGGCTGGCGTCGCGGGGCTGGTCGAGGGCGCACTCTCCGCCGGGGGGGCAGTGACGCTTGCCGGCGGGACCCAACTGCTCGCGGCTGCCGCGTTAGTTCGACATGCCGGGATCGAGGCTTCGTTCGAACTCGCGACGACCAGCTACGTCGCGGACGATCCGACGGCGAGCGTCGAGGTGACCGCCGACGCCCTGGATCTATCACGCACGATCACTGATCCGGGCTTCGCGGGCTGTGGGCACGCCGGCCTGGAACGGTTTGGGACGGGCGAAGGCAAGGAGGGCGTCGGGATGGGCGGCGCGCTCGCGTTAGGGAAACGCTGCGGGATCGAGCTGTCGGCGGTTCGGGATCGGACAACGACGCTGTATGATCGACTGCTGGGGGATCCCTGA
- a CDS encoding NTP transferase domain-containing protein, with amino-acid sequence MCGGRGTRLGLDREKPLVEIDGRPLVDRVAKALAASSIDRSYAVTSPHAPETRKHVSLPTIDAPGDGYVSDLQYALERIDSPVVTVTADLPLLTGATIDAVVDSFEGNSMTACVPAALKRRLGVRVDTTMPGDGQQLAPTGVNVIVAGDGDRQVVFEDPRLAVNVNYPRDALVAEGLLRSGVVR; translated from the coding sequence ATGTGTGGCGGCCGCGGGACTCGACTCGGCCTCGACAGGGAGAAACCGCTTGTCGAGATCGACGGGCGACCGCTGGTCGATCGCGTCGCGAAGGCGCTGGCGGCGAGTTCGATCGACCGGAGCTACGCCGTCACATCGCCCCACGCCCCGGAAACGCGAAAACACGTTTCCCTCCCGACGATCGACGCCCCCGGCGATGGATATGTGTCCGACCTCCAGTATGCACTCGAACGCATCGATTCGCCAGTGGTGACAGTCACTGCGGATCTGCCCCTGTTGACGGGTGCAACGATCGACGCTGTAGTCGATTCCTTTGAAGGTAATTCAATGACAGCCTGTGTTCCAGCGGCACTGAAACGACGGCTCGGAGTTCGCGTCGATACGACGATGCCCGGTGACGGGCAGCAACTTGCCCCGACCGGCGTCAACGTGATTGTGGCGGGTGATGGCGATCGCCAGGTCGTTTTCGAGGACCCTCGACTGGCAGTGAACGTGAACTACCCGCGGGATGCACTCGTCGCTGAGGGGCTGCTTCGCTCGGGGGTGGTCCGGTGA
- the cobS gene encoding adenosylcobinamide-GDP ribazoletransferase, with protein MLNVLRGAVGFLTRLPVGHDEAAWEAFRSQPAAFPLVGYGIGALAALPLLAPVPPATAAVGFLAWLYILTGINHLDGVADLGDAAVVHGDRERRQEVLADTTVGVGAVAAVGIVFVGLATAGYTLAELPERAALLVVAGEVGAKTAVALAACLGTATHDGLGAQFTDRLHYRHAIAPLVVTVPAVALTWPDPSALVAVAAAGMCGVGMVVWARRTLGGVDGDVLGATAELARVVGLHAGVIAWTLF; from the coding sequence ATGTTGAATGTGCTCCGCGGTGCAGTGGGATTCCTGACGCGGCTCCCGGTGGGCCACGACGAGGCGGCCTGGGAGGCGTTCCGATCGCAGCCAGCAGCGTTCCCGCTGGTCGGCTACGGGATCGGCGCGCTGGCGGCGCTTCCGTTGCTCGCGCCGGTCCCGCCCGCCACGGCGGCCGTTGGCTTTCTCGCCTGGTTGTATATCCTCACTGGCATCAATCATTTGGACGGCGTGGCGGATCTGGGCGACGCGGCGGTCGTCCACGGCGACCGCGAGCGCCGCCAGGAGGTGCTGGCCGATACGACCGTCGGCGTCGGCGCGGTCGCCGCGGTCGGCATCGTGTTTGTCGGACTCGCGACCGCTGGATACACACTCGCGGAGTTGCCGGAACGTGCCGCTTTGCTCGTCGTCGCGGGTGAGGTCGGCGCGAAGACTGCTGTCGCACTCGCGGCCTGTCTCGGCACGGCGACGCACGACGGCCTGGGTGCGCAGTTCACGGACCGGCTTCACTACCGTCACGCGATCGCTCCACTGGTCGTCACTGTGCCCGCTGTCGCCCTGACCTGGCCTGATCCCTCGGCGCTCGTGGCTGTCGCCGCGGCGGGTATGTGTGGCGTGGGCATGGTCGTCTGGGCTCGCCGGACGCTCGGCGGCGTCGACGGCGACGTCCTCGGCGCGACTGCGGAACTCGCCCGCGTCGTCGGGCTACACGCGGGGGTGATCGCGTGGACGCTCTTTTGA
- the cbiB gene encoding adenosylcobinamide-phosphate synthase CbiB, with amino-acid sequence MREPSPGVGDVTNPVAALGGFTLCVQPAICGALALSLDAIVGEPPETIHPVALFGRMIAPLDRVWPFSRAVGASIALVAPLAVAFLAGWLVEFATTVPVLSSIVAGSVLFSTLSLRRLLTRARDVIAASETDPDKSRERLPALVGRDPTELSPGLIRSASVESLAENLADGFVAPLLAFALGSQLSLSIGIAAAVWVKAVNTLDSMLGYREKPVGWASARLDDLVMWLPARTTAVLIALAARDFGALRRARRWRGAPPSPNSGWPMATLAAALDARLEKPGVYVLNPDATLPDEATATRAIRIVAIAGAISGALSLVIASVQLSPGSLGFVAVGVGSC; translated from the coding sequence GTGCGGGAACCATCGCCCGGCGTCGGTGACGTGACCAACCCCGTGGCGGCCCTCGGCGGGTTCACGCTTTGCGTCCAGCCAGCGATCTGCGGCGCACTCGCCCTTTCGCTGGACGCGATTGTCGGTGAACCGCCCGAAACGATCCATCCCGTCGCGCTGTTCGGTCGAATGATCGCTCCCCTTGATCGCGTGTGGCCGTTTTCGCGGGCCGTGGGCGCGTCGATCGCGCTGGTTGCTCCACTCGCCGTCGCTTTCCTCGCGGGGTGGCTCGTCGAGTTTGCCACAACTGTCCCGGTCCTCAGCTCGATCGTCGCCGGCTCCGTTCTTTTCAGTACGCTAAGCCTCCGCCGGCTGCTCACGCGGGCCCGAGACGTGATCGCCGCCAGCGAAACCGATCCGGACAAATCCCGGGAGCGCCTTCCCGCCCTCGTGGGTCGTGATCCGACCGAACTCTCGCCGGGGCTGATCCGGAGTGCGAGCGTCGAGAGCCTGGCGGAGAACCTGGCAGACGGGTTCGTCGCGCCGCTACTGGCGTTCGCCCTGGGATCGCAACTCTCGTTGTCGATCGGTATCGCCGCTGCAGTCTGGGTAAAGGCGGTCAACACGCTGGACTCGATGCTCGGCTATCGTGAGAAGCCGGTCGGGTGGGCCAGCGCGCGACTCGACGATCTCGTGATGTGGCTGCCGGCGCGGACGACGGCTGTTTTGATCGCGCTGGCGGCACGGGATTTCGGGGCACTCAGGCGCGCCCGTCGATGGCGTGGCGCGCCCCCGTCGCCCAACTCCGGGTGGCCGATGGCGACGCTTGCTGCCGCTCTGGACGCCCGTCTGGAGAAGCCTGGCGTCTACGTCCTCAACCCGGACGCGACGCTGCCCGACGAAGCGACGGCGACGCGAGCGATTCGGATTGTGGCGATCGCGGGTGCCATCTCCGGCGCGTTGTCACTCGTCATCGCGTCCGTTCAGCTCAGTCCTGGCTCACTCGGGTTCGTCGCCGTGGGGGTGGGGTCATGTTGA